In one Pleomorphomonas sp. T1.2MG-36 genomic region, the following are encoded:
- a CDS encoding NAD(P)/FAD-dependent oxidoreductase yields the protein MSHVVVLGAGLGGTIMAYELRKVLGRDHQVTVVNRGATYSFVPSNPWVAVGWRDPASVEVDLAPVFSKAGIALRPEGAERLVPEENRIQLSNGESVSYDYLVVATGPELAFDEVPGLGPKGHTQSICQVGHAVEAKAAVDRLIANPGPVIIGAAQGASCFGPAYEFAFVLDKALRDAKVRDRVPMTFVTPEPYIGHLGLDGVGDTKGLLESQLRSHHIKWITNARIETVDASVLHVEELTEEGAPKARHDLPFAFSMILPAFRGVDAVRSAAGLVNPRGFFTIDRHQQNQAFPNVFAIGVCVAIPPMGKTAVPVGVPKTGFMIESMVTATAHNIERMIEGKAPNAEASWNAICLADFGDNGVAFVAQPQIPPRNVNWSSSGYWVHVAKVGFEKYFLRKIRTGQSEPFYEKLALQVIGVDKLRSIKFDDNAAA from the coding sequence ATGTCGCATGTGGTGGTGCTGGGGGCAGGACTGGGCGGAACCATCATGGCCTACGAACTTCGCAAGGTTCTCGGCCGAGACCATCAGGTAACCGTCGTCAACCGGGGAGCGACCTACTCGTTCGTCCCCTCGAATCCCTGGGTTGCGGTCGGCTGGCGCGATCCGGCCTCGGTGGAGGTGGACCTCGCGCCGGTGTTTTCGAAAGCCGGCATTGCCCTCCGCCCGGAAGGTGCCGAGAGGCTGGTCCCGGAAGAAAACCGTATCCAGCTATCCAACGGAGAGAGTGTCTCCTACGACTATCTCGTCGTGGCGACAGGCCCCGAACTCGCCTTTGACGAGGTTCCCGGCCTTGGCCCGAAGGGCCATACGCAATCGATCTGCCAGGTCGGCCATGCCGTCGAGGCGAAGGCGGCTGTCGATCGGTTGATCGCCAACCCCGGTCCGGTGATCATCGGCGCGGCGCAAGGGGCGTCGTGTTTCGGTCCGGCCTACGAGTTCGCCTTCGTTCTCGACAAAGCCCTGCGAGACGCAAAGGTGCGCGATCGCGTGCCGATGACCTTCGTGACGCCCGAGCCCTATATCGGCCATCTCGGTCTGGACGGGGTCGGCGACACCAAGGGACTGCTCGAGAGCCAGTTGCGCAGCCATCACATCAAGTGGATCACCAACGCACGCATCGAAACGGTCGATGCCAGCGTGCTGCACGTCGAGGAGCTGACGGAGGAGGGCGCGCCCAAGGCCCGCCACGACCTGCCTTTCGCCTTCTCGATGATCCTGCCGGCTTTCCGCGGCGTCGACGCAGTGCGATCCGCCGCCGGTCTCGTCAATCCGCGCGGCTTCTTCACCATTGACCGGCACCAGCAAAATCAAGCATTTCCCAATGTGTTCGCCATCGGCGTTTGCGTCGCCATACCGCCCATGGGCAAGACGGCGGTGCCGGTCGGCGTTCCCAAGACCGGATTCATGATCGAGTCGATGGTGACGGCCACTGCCCACAACATCGAGCGGATGATCGAGGGCAAGGCGCCCAACGCCGAAGCGTCGTGGAATGCCATCTGCCTTGCCGACTTCGGCGACAACGGCGTCGCCTTCGTTGCCCAGCCGCAGATCCCTCCACGCAACGTCAACTGGTCGTCGTCGGGCTACTGGGTACACGTCGCCAAGGTCGGCTTCGAGAAGTACTTCCTGCGAAAGATCCGGACCGGCCAGTCCGAGCCCTTCTACGAGAAGCTCGCCTTGCAGGTCATCGGCGTCGACAAGCTCCGCTCGATCAAGTTCGACGACAACGCCGCAGCCTGA